The DNA sequence GACTACCTGCAACACGGCGGCTACGACCGTCACCTGCGCAAACTGCGTTATGCCCTGGAAGAACAGCAAAGCGCCATGCTCGCCGCCATCGCTCGCTACTTTCCGGCCCAGACCCGCGTCAGCCAGCCGACGGGAGGGTACTTCCTGTGGTTGGAACTGCCGGAGCAGATGGATTCGTTGAAACTGTTCCAGATGGCCCTGGCCCAAGGCATCAGCATCGCTCCGGGACCGATCTTTTCACCGACCCGGCGGTTCCGGAACTGCATCCGCCTGAACTACGGCAGCCCGTGGACCGAAGCGTCGGAGAAGGCAATGGAGACGTTGGGGCGGATCATTCGCTCGTTTATAAGCAGGCAAGACAACTGAGAACGACCTGTCAGACCTGACAGTAGCACGCTCGTCAGAAACGACTTAGCGTAGAAATCGCTAACCAAATGAGGGTCACGAGTTAGCGAAAACTACCTGAGGAGAACATCGTGAACTATTTTCAAGATTTCGAGAACGGCCTGGACGGCTGGGGATTTACCCAAAGTGATGGCAAAATAGTACAGGAAAAGGGGGGCAACCATTACATTACAGGCGATGAGTATGTGACTGATTACAGCGTGGCCAAGATCTTCAAGCTGCCATTCGCGGAAGATCTTCCAGTGACGGTAAAGTTCAAGATCAAGGTCCCATTGGGCGTAGACCTGACAGACTTGGTTTGCATACTCAATGAAAATGACTACAAGCCACTGAGCCCACCCGACGGCGATGACCAATGGCATTCTTACGAGGTTGCATTTCCTCCTCCACCTCAAACGTCCCAATTTCCTAAAGTTCGTATATCCGCAATCGAACAGGGGGAAAACCCTCCACACGGCTTAGGGTTCGATGACATTGAAATCATCCAGTGATAATCGATGTTATCGGGATATATTATCCAGCCGTTCCAATGGAAGACTAGAGGATGCGGATCTCATCGCGAGCAAGCTCGCTCCCACAGGAGACCGTATTCAAATGTGGGAGCGAGCTTGCTCGCGATGGGGCCAGACTAGACAACCCAAGGCTCAGCGCCCACCCCCCAGATCCACAAACGTCCCGGTCGCATACGAAGCCTTGTCCGACAGCAACCAGATAATCGCTTCCGCCACTTCATCCGGGCGACCGCCCCGGGCCATGGGAATTGCCGATTCCAACTTGCTGACCCGGTCCGGGTCGCCACTGAGGGCGTGGAAATCGGTGTAGATATAACCCGGGCGAACCGCATTGACGCGAATGCCCTCGCCGGCCACTTCCTTGGACAGGCCGATGGTGAAGGTGTCCAATGCGCCCTTCGAAGCGGCGTAGTCGACGTATTCGTTCGGTGAGCCCAGGCGGGCCGCCACCGAGGAGACATTCACGATACTCCCGCCCTGCCCACCATGCCGGGGGGACATGCGCAGCACCGCGTGCTTGGCGCAGAGAATCGGCCCCAGCACATTGGTCTTCAAGATCTTGAGGATGCGGAATTCGGACATTTCATCGAGCCGGGATTTGTGGGCCACCGTGCCGGCGTTGTTCACCAGGGCGGTGACACGGCCCAGTTCGGCGTCCACCCGGTCGAACAGACTGATCACTTCGTCTTCGATGCTGACGTCGGCCCGCACGGCGATCGCCTGCGCACCCTTGGCCCGGACTTGTTCGAGCACATCCTGCGCGGCGCTTTCATCGGACTGGTAATTGATGCAGATCCGATAACCCAGCTCGGCAGCCAACAGTGCCGTGGCCGCCCCGATTCCGCGGCCGCCACCGGTGATGACGATGACTTTATCCACGCTTGCTTCTCCCGTTCCACGGATGACGTGCGCCCCAAGAATAGCGTTCACGTCACGCTTTGCACAAACCGCTGCGCTTACCGGGCCAGGGCCCGCAAATCCAGGCGCCCGTCCAGCAGCGGCGGACACCAGTAGTAACCGCCGGTGATCGGCCGGCTCATGCGATACAGTCCGTCGGTGATGCCGTCCTCCAAGCCACTCATGCGACGCAGTTGCGCCTCGAAGGCATCGAGGGAAAAACCAAACGCCAGGAACATCAGGCCCGCGCGATCACCCTCGATCCAGGGCATGGAGCGGCGCACGACGAAGGCTTCCGGTGCGAAGCTTTCCTGGGCGGTGCGTTTGACGTGAGCCGATTCCGGCGCATCGTCGATTTCCTCGTTGTCACTCAGGCGTCGACCCATGATGTTGTCGCGCTCATGGGGCTGCATCGCCGCAAAACCGTCCAGATCGTGTTGCCACTGCTGGATCGCTGCAAAACTGCCACCACGCACCCCGTCAACGCCTTGGGCCAGGGCGGCGGCAATGGCGGCTTCATCGTGAGGATTTTCGGTGCCGTCTTCATAACCCGTGAGGTCATGGCCGGTCATGTGGCGGAAGGTTTCGTTCATCTGCACCAGGCGCAACGCCGGGGCCAACGCCGCCTCGATGGCGCGGCTGCGGTGCATGAGCTCGCCCCGGTCTTCGCCGTGCAACCAGCACCACAACGCGTGCTGGGTCGAGGGATTGTCCACGCCGACGCCGGCCAGCGCAGGAAACGCCCGCAGGCCTTCGACCTGGGCGCCGAGCGCCTGGACCAGCGACTCACCAAAGCCGATCACGGCCCGGCCATCGAGCTGCAGCAGGAGTTTGTCTATCGCAGCCGGCAGCGCCTCGACCGATTCCAGGGCAAAAAACAAATGGCGGGCCTGAGGCGGAACAGGGGTGGCGAGAATGCCGGGCTGGTAGTAACTCATGTGGGCTCCTTTAGAAAGAGCGCAAGTTTACCCGGCAGCCGCAGGTTTGTGTGATTTGCCATGCGCGGCCGAAACCTGAACGGCCAGAGATTTTTCGTAGGAACGCTCCGGCGACCTGGTCGGACAACTCGGAACCTGGCGTGGACCGGGTGACGTCCGATTGCCGAACAACCGAAAACCTCCTAGATTGGCCTCCCCCTCAGGTGAACTCAGGCACGCAAAGCTGCTGGATGCAGCCGGCTTGACCATCGCAATCCAAGGAGACGGTCCGACATGCACATTGCCAAATCGCTACTCGCAGGTACTTTTTTGCTGGCCTGCGGGACAACTCCCGGCTTTGCCCAGGAGCGCATTGAAGAGACGGTCAATGCAACCATCGGGCCCCTGATGAAGCAACAAGGCGTGGCGGGCATGGCCGTGGCGATTACCCACAACGGCCAACGCCATTTCTTCAATTATGGCGTGGCGTCCAAGGACACGAAAAAACCAGTCACCGACCAAACCCTCTTCGAGATCGGCTCGGTCAGCAAGACCTTCACCGCGACCCTGGGCGCCTATGCCGAGGCCCAGGGCAAACTGTCCCTGTCGGACCCGGCCAGTCGCTTCGCCCCCGAGCTGCGTGGCAGCGCCTTCGACGGCATCAGCCTGCTCAACCTCGCCACCTACACCCCCGGTGGCCTGCCGTTGCAGTTTCCCGACGAGGCGGACCATCCGGACCGGATGTTCGATTACTACAAGACCTGGAAGCCGCTCTACCCGACCGGTACCCAACGGGTCTATTCAAATCCGAGCATCGGCCTGTTCGGCTTTCTGGCGGCCCGCAGCCTGGGACAGCCATTTGATGAGGTGATGGAGCACACCCTGATGCCAGGGTTGGGCCTCAAGCACAGTTATGTGCGGGTGCCGCAGGATCAGCTGGGTCGATATGCCCAAGGCTATGCAAAGGACGGCAAGCCCGTCAGGGTCGGGCCTGGTGCGCTGGATTCCGAGGCTTACGGGGTGAAAACCAGTTCATCGGACCTGATTCGCTTCATCGAGGCCAACTTGCAGCCGGAAAAACTCGACGCCGATCTGCGCAAAGCCATCGCCACCACCCACACGGGGTTCTATTCGGTTGGCGGGATGACCCAAGGGTTGGGCTGGGAGTTCTACCCTTACCCTATCAGCCTGGATGAGTTGCTGGCCGGCAATGCACCGCAGATGGCCATGACGCCAAACAAGGTAGAACCGCTCGATCCGCCCCGCCCCGCACCGGACGATGCCTGGATCAACAAGACCGGCTCGACCAACGGGTTTGGCGCCTACGCGGCTTTCGTGCCCGGAAAAAACATGGGCATCGTGTTGCTGGCGAACAAGAATTATCCGATTGAGGAGCGGGTGAAGGCGGCGCACCGGATCCTGACGGCGCTGCAAGCGCAGTAGAAGGTTGAGCAAGTCACTGTGGCGAGGGAGCTTGCTCCCGCTGGGCTGCGAAGCAGCCCTATGCTTTTTCGATGGTTCGTCGACTGATGGGCTGGGGGGCCGCTTCGCGACCCAGCGGGAGCAAGCTCCCTCGCCACGGGGCTATCAATCGTCCAACGGCTTCGCCGCAGCCGGCGGCTTGCCCGCCTTGCCAGGCTTGGCGCCCTTCGCATCCTTGGCCGGCGCAGGTTCCGGCGCGGGAGGTGGGGGCGGAGGCGCCGCTTCTTTTTCTGCCGCAGGTAGCTTATCGACGGTGTCGAAGATGTCTTTCAGCTCGATCGCCCCGGAATGCTCAAGCTTCTTTTCCCCGTCCTTGCCCACCAGGATGATCTTGGTCTGGGCACCGGCTCCCAACTTGAGTGAACGGATCAACGCCATGGTGCTTTGCGGGTCCAGGTCTTTACCGTCGCGCTGCCCGATGGTGTTGAGGATGGTATAGAGCACCATATTGCGCTCGGAAAAACCCTGCTTGCCGGCGGGTTCCTCCAAGGCTTTTTTCAGGCTGACCCACGCAGGGTCGACAGTGCTGGGGGCGATGACGATCAGGGGGCGGGCCTTGCCCGTCTCCGCCAACAAAGGTGAATCGCCATCGGCGGCGAACAGGGGACCGGCGACAGCCAGCAAGGTAGCGAAGGTCAATGACCGAATGAGCATGCGCCTCTCCTTTTGATATTTACGCTGTACTGATTGCGCATGGCGGCGATTGTTCCGCGAGTCGATCAATACTACGCCTACCTGCCTTGAAGCTTAGGCCAGAGGGTTCATTGCGCAACCGTGGGGAGAGTTTGGCGCGAGAGTTGGAACGGGGACCACTGTGGGAGCGAGCTTGCTCGCGATAGCGATCTACCCGCCGACTTCGATGTTGACTGTCATGCCGCTATCGCGAGCAAGCTCGCTCCCACAAGGGATCTCGTTGCCCATGCTAGAACGCCAACTTGAACCCGATCATCGCCAGCATCACCGCCAGGCACGGGCGCAGCAGTTCGTCGGAGATGCGCCCTGACAGATGGCTGCCCAGGTAGATCCCCGGCAACGAACCGATCAGCAGGAACCCCAGGATGTGCCAGTCCATGTTGCCCATGCTCGCGTGGCCCAGGCCAGCGACCAGGGTCAGCGGCACGGCGTGGGCGATTTCGGTGCCCACCAGGCGCTTGGTGACCAGGAAGGGATAGAGGATGAACAACGCAACGGTGCCCAGGGCCCCGGCGCCGATGGAGGTCAACGCGACCATGGTGCCCAGCACAAGGCCGGTGATGACCGTGAGCACATTGAGGCGCGTGCCAGTGGGGTTGTAGTGTCCGCCGGCACGGTCATGGGCGAATTGCAGCAGGCGTTTCTTGAACAGGATTGCCAGGGCGGTGGCGAACAGCACAAAACCCAGGGCTTGCTTGATCACCGCGTTCATGGCGTCGGGCGAGCTGTGCAGGCTGCTGAGAAACCACAGCGTCAATCCGACCGCCGGCACGCTGCCCAAGGTCAGCCAGCCGGTAATGGCCCAGTCAATGTTGCGGTTCCTGGCATGCACCAGGACACCACCCGATTTGGTAATGGCCGCGTACAGCAAGTCCGTACCCACCGCAGTGGCAGGGTTGATACCGAACCACAACAGAATGGGGGTCATCAGCGAACCACCGCCCACGCCGGTCATCCCGACGATGAAACCGACCACCAAGCCTGCTACGACTAAACCGACATTACCGAAATCCATTAAACCCGTCTCAGCGCTACCGCGTGAAAAATCTGGCCGCGAGCATAGCGATTTTTCTTATAACTCCCTATATCGATGTGATCTATCTTTATTCCTTTTCAGTCGTACCTCACTGGACCGGCAGGAAGTTAAGGAACAGCAGGCTCTGGGCGTAGTTCAGCCCGATCCGCCGGTAGCGCTCGTCCAACATCTGGGTCAGCAGATCCAGTCGCGCGACGATCTTCCCGAACTCCACGGCGAAACTCAGGTTGCTGCCCTCCTCCGAGATCTCGTTGGAAAACAGCAGCAGCTTACCGTCCTTGTTCTGGCGCTGGCTCAGCAGCCATGTGGCTTTTTCGATGTTGCGTGCGGCGTTGCTGACAAAGCGCGGGTCGATGGCGTCGGTCATGTAGAACTCGAGGCGATTGCCATGGGCCGTGACCAACATGCTGCCGATGGCATAGATGAACGCACCGACCCGATCACCGAGGAACTCCGGACTCATGGCATAGCTCAGGGCCGCCAGGTCCTTCTTGCCGCCCAATGTTGGCAAGGGCTGCTGCTGTTCAATGGCCAGGCGCACCTGTTTTTCGGCGGCGCGAGCGTCGAGAAAGCCGGACTTGCGCAATTCCTCAGGGTTGCGCAGGTACAGCTTGCTCATCAACAGGTAAAGACTTTGCAGGTTGTCGCGCATCGCCAACGTGGCCATGCGGTCGACGCTGGTCTGCAGGAACTCCTGGGGCCTGGCGTTGCTGAACTGAGTGACCATGTCCTGCCCCTGTTGATGGCTGCAGCCGCCGCTGAGCAGCAACAACACACCGACCAACAACACTGAACAGCGACGTCGCAACCTCATCACAGAATAAAAAGCACCGGCCATCGAGTCTCGGTCTGGATAGGGGAAGCGATGGGGGTCGCCGCTTCCAGGCCATGGATAGAGCGGTAAAAACCGCAAAAGTGCAGTGCCCGACAAAAATCCTCACGCTTGGGCTACGCTTCTCACATCCAATTAGTCTTACTTTTTAATTGATTAATCTCTATTTATGGCTATAAATCCCTTCTTGCTACTCAAATAGAAAGACTACTAAACAGAAAAGCCTTCAAAGCTGTCCGACCAGTAACGACTCGACCCGCGTTCAAAACAACAACAAAACAACAGGAAGGAAGGTCATACCATGCTTGAATCCAGACATCTGCTCACGGCCCTCGGAGTGTCTCTGATGATCGCCACCTCGGCTTCCCAGGCTGCCGGCCTGACCAATGAACGCGGTGCGTTCGGCAAGACCGATGACGGTACCCCGGTGGAAAAATTCGTGCTGCGCAACAGCCACGGCATGGAGGCCACCGTCATCACTTACGGCGGCATCCTTCAGTCGTTGAGCGTGCCGGACAAAAACGGCAAGGCCGCCGACATCGTGCTCGGTTTTGACGACGTGCAGGGTTACCAGAAGAACGGCAGCGTGTATTTCGGCGCAACCATCGGCCGCTTCGGCAATCGCCTGGCCGACGGGGCGTTCGAGCTGGACGGCAAGCGCTACCAGGTCCCGCAGAACGACCATGGCAACTCCCTGCATGGCGGGCCACAAGGGTTCGACAAACGTGTATGGAAGGCCCAACCCCATGATGGCAAGGACTCGGTGGGCGTCACCCTGACCTACGTGTCGCCCGATGGAGAGATGGGCTTTCCCGGTACGCTGAAGACCGACGTCACCTACAGCCTCAACGAACAGAACGAGTTGCGCATCGACTACAAGGCCAGCACCGACA is a window from the Pseudomonas brassicacearum genome containing:
- a CDS encoding DUF4174 domain-containing protein; its protein translation is MLIRSLTFATLLAVAGPLFAADGDSPLLAETGKARPLIVIAPSTVDPAWVSLKKALEEPAGKQGFSERNMVLYTILNTIGQRDGKDLDPQSTMALIRSLKLGAGAQTKIILVGKDGEKKLEHSGAIELKDIFDTVDKLPAAEKEAAPPPPPPAPEPAPAKDAKGAKPGKAGKPPAAAKPLDD
- a CDS encoding aldose epimerase family protein, with translation MLESRHLLTALGVSLMIATSASQAAGLTNERGAFGKTDDGTPVEKFVLRNSHGMEATVITYGGILQSLSVPDKNGKAADIVLGFDDVQGYQKNGSVYFGATIGRFGNRLADGAFELDGKRYQVPQNDHGNSLHGGPQGFDKRVWKAQPHDGKDSVGVTLTYVSPDGEMGFPGTLKTDVTYSLNEQNELRIDYKASTDKPTVLNLTNHSYFNLAGAGNGDILEQLATLHAAHYTPVTGKLIPTGELAPVAGTPMDFTQPTAIGTHIKADHPQLKFAEPKQGGFDFNWALDAKGDVKKLAAEVYDTESGRRLQLYTTEPGVQFYTSNFLDGTVKGKQGKVYPHWGAFTLETQHYPDSPNQPNFPSTRLDPGQAYTQTMVLKFSAK
- a CDS encoding Dyp-type peroxidase is translated as MSYYQPGILATPVPPQARHLFFALESVEALPAAIDKLLLQLDGRAVIGFGESLVQALGAQVEGLRAFPALAGVGVDNPSTQHALWCWLHGEDRGELMHRSRAIEAALAPALRLVQMNETFRHMTGHDLTGYEDGTENPHDEAAIAAALAQGVDGVRGGSFAAIQQWQHDLDGFAAMQPHERDNIMGRRLSDNEEIDDAPESAHVKRTAQESFAPEAFVVRRSMPWIEGDRAGLMFLAFGFSLDAFEAQLRRMSGLEDGITDGLYRMSRPITGGYYWCPPLLDGRLDLRALAR
- the ampC gene encoding class C beta-lactamase; translated protein: MHIAKSLLAGTFLLACGTTPGFAQERIEETVNATIGPLMKQQGVAGMAVAITHNGQRHFFNYGVASKDTKKPVTDQTLFEIGSVSKTFTATLGAYAEAQGKLSLSDPASRFAPELRGSAFDGISLLNLATYTPGGLPLQFPDEADHPDRMFDYYKTWKPLYPTGTQRVYSNPSIGLFGFLAARSLGQPFDEVMEHTLMPGLGLKHSYVRVPQDQLGRYAQGYAKDGKPVRVGPGALDSEAYGVKTSSSDLIRFIEANLQPEKLDADLRKAIATTHTGFYSVGGMTQGLGWEFYPYPISLDELLAGNAPQMAMTPNKVEPLDPPRPAPDDAWINKTGSTNGFGAYAAFVPGKNMGIVLLANKNYPIEERVKAAHRILTALQAQ
- a CDS encoding SDR family oxidoreductase; amino-acid sequence: MDKVIVITGGGRGIGAATALLAAELGYRICINYQSDESAAQDVLEQVRAKGAQAIAVRADVSIEDEVISLFDRVDAELGRVTALVNNAGTVAHKSRLDEMSEFRILKILKTNVLGPILCAKHAVLRMSPRHGGQGGSIVNVSSVAARLGSPNEYVDYAASKGALDTFTIGLSKEVAGEGIRVNAVRPGYIYTDFHALSGDPDRVSKLESAIPMARGGRPDEVAEAIIWLLSDKASYATGTFVDLGGGR
- a CDS encoding sulfite exporter TauE/SafE family protein; this encodes MDFGNVGLVVAGLVVGFIVGMTGVGGGSLMTPILLWFGINPATAVGTDLLYAAITKSGGVLVHARNRNIDWAITGWLTLGSVPAVGLTLWFLSSLHSSPDAMNAVIKQALGFVLFATALAILFKKRLLQFAHDRAGGHYNPTGTRLNVLTVITGLVLGTMVALTSIGAGALGTVALFILYPFLVTKRLVGTEIAHAVPLTLVAGLGHASMGNMDWHILGFLLIGSLPGIYLGSHLSGRISDELLRPCLAVMLAMIGFKLAF